A portion of the Parasteatoda tepidariorum isolate YZ-2023 chromosome 5, CAS_Ptep_4.0, whole genome shotgun sequence genome contains these proteins:
- the LOC107442636 gene encoding zinc finger protein 271 — MMSLSCSICNKTFLKEESLNMHSLIHTLFKPYSCSVCSKSFSQKSNLNNHYLIHTGEKPYSCNFCNTTFSCKSYLRLHSFIHTGEKPFSCSLCGKSFRNRYSQKKHSIVHSGEKPYSCTVCEKAFTQKAELNKHYLVHTGEKPYSCTVCNKAFRLKSVLNQHYFVHSEKNHNSHSFSNYNLQKDSLNEPSHDHTLSKPYSCGVCNKSFSCEYKLNNHSVVHTGNKSHSCNVCNKSFLHRSSFLLHSFIHTGEKPHSCSLCSKAFKDKSSLIRHSVVHTGKKSYSCTLCKKTCTQKSDLDKHYLIHTGEKPHSCIVCNKAFRLKTVLNKHYLVHTGEKPYSCNLCEKAFTQKKGLKKHHLVHS, encoded by the coding sequence ATGATGTCTTTGTCATGCAgtatttgtaataaaactttcttaaagGAAGAAAGCTTAAATATGCATAGTCTTATTCATACTTTGTTCAAACCTTACTCGTGTAGTGTGTGCAGTAAATCTTTCTCACAGaagtctaatttaaataatcattatcttattcatactggtgaaaagCCTTATTCATGCAATTTCTGTAATACaactttttcgtgcaaatcttATTTACGTTTACATTCTTTTATTCACACTGGTGAGAAGCCTTTTTCGTGCAGTTTATGTGGGAAATCTTTCAGGAATAGATATAGCCAAAAGAAACACTCTATAGTTCACAGTGGGGAGAAGCCTTATTCATGCACGGTATGTGAGAAAGCTTTCACTCAGAAAgctgaattaaataaacattatcttGTTCATACTGGAGAGAAGCCGTATTCATGCACTGTGTGCAACAAAGCTTTTAGActgaaaagtgttttaaatcaACACTATTTTGTCCacagtgaaaaaaatcataattcacatagtttttcaaattacaaCTTACAAAAAGATAGTTTGAATGAGCCTAGTCATGATCATACATTATCAAAACCTTATTCATGTGGTGTGTgcaataaatctttttcttgtgaatataaattaaataatcattctGTTGTTCATACTGGAAATAAGTCTCATTCTTGCAATGTATGCAATAAATCTTTTTTGCATCGTTCTAGTTTTCTCCTTCACTCTTTTATccatactggtgagaagcctcATTCTTGCAGTTTATGTAGTAAGGCTTTCAAAGATAAATCTAGCTTAATAAGACACTCCGTTGTTCATACAGGAAAAAAGTCTTATTCATGCACTTTATGTAAAAAGACTTGCACACAAAAATCTGATTTGGATAAACACTATCTTATTCATACGGGAGAGAAGCCACATTCTTGCATTGTATGTAATAAGGCATTCAGACTTAAAACTGTCTTAAATAAACACTACCTTGTTCATACTGGAGAGAAGCCCTATTCATGTAATCTATGTGAGAAAGCTTTCACTcagaaaaaaggtttaaaaaaacatcatctTGTTCATTCGTAA